One segment of Polaribacter huanghezhanensis DNA contains the following:
- a CDS encoding THUMP domain-containing class I SAM-dependent RNA methyltransferase, translated as MNKDFKMVATTMFGLEEVLATELRNLGAQDVVVGIRNVSFKGDKGFMYKANIALRTAIRILKPIKSFKVYDEEDLYESLQKINWENYLDVDGTFSIGAVVNSKHFTTNSHYITLKSKDAVADYFRHKYSRRPNVDLKYPDLKIHVHIQKEWCTVSLDSSGDSLHKRGYRSATNIAPINEVLAAGLVLLSGYTGDENFIDPMCGSGTILIEATMIANNIPANINRKHFGFENWKDYDEDLYFLIQDVLLKKIRSSHFKIMGFDKAPSAVRKAQDNIENANLDEFIGVHHVNFFNSKKEVFGNTTILFNPPYGERLNIDTEEFYKKIGDTLKNGYPDSKVWFITSDLEALKHVGLRTSKRIPLKNGDLDCRLVRYDIYAGTRKVRSDEREIPETDLED; from the coding sequence ATGAATAAAGATTTTAAAATGGTAGCGACCACCATGTTTGGTTTAGAAGAAGTGTTGGCAACTGAATTGCGAAATTTAGGAGCACAAGATGTTGTAGTTGGAATCAGAAATGTTTCTTTTAAAGGCGATAAAGGCTTTATGTACAAAGCAAATATTGCGTTAAGAACTGCCATTAGAATATTAAAACCAATCAAGTCTTTTAAAGTGTATGATGAAGAAGATTTGTACGAAAGTTTGCAAAAAATAAACTGGGAAAACTACTTAGATGTAGACGGAACTTTTTCGATTGGAGCAGTTGTAAATTCAAAACATTTTACGACAAATTCTCATTATATCACCTTAAAATCTAAAGATGCAGTCGCAGATTATTTTAGACATAAATATAGCAGAAGACCCAATGTAGATTTAAAATATCCAGATTTAAAAATTCATGTACATATTCAGAAAGAATGGTGTACGGTTTCTTTAGATTCTTCGGGAGATTCATTGCATAAACGAGGGTATCGTTCGGCAACAAATATTGCACCAATTAATGAAGTTTTAGCTGCGGGTTTGGTGTTGCTTTCTGGTTATACAGGTGATGAAAATTTCATCGATCCTATGTGTGGTTCTGGAACTATTTTAATTGAAGCAACTATGATTGCGAATAATATTCCCGCAAATATCAACAGAAAACATTTTGGATTTGAAAACTGGAAAGATTATGATGAAGATTTGTATTTTTTAATTCAAGATGTATTGTTGAAGAAAATCCGTAGTTCTCATTTTAAAATTATGGGATTTGATAAAGCACCATCTGCTGTTAGAAAAGCACAAGACAATATCGAAAATGCAAATTTAGATGAATTTATTGGCGTGCATCATGTTAATTTTTTCAATTCAAAAAAAGAAGTTTTTGGTAACACCACTATTTTGTTTAATCCGCCTTATGGCGAACGATTAAATATTGATACTGAAGAATTTTACAAGAAAATTGGAGACACATTAAAAAACGGATATCCAGATTCTAAAGTGTGGTTTATCACTTCAGACTTAGAAGCTTTAAAACATGTTGGTTTGCGAACTTCGAAAAGAATTCCACTTAAAAATGGAGATTTAGATTGTCGTTTGGTTCGTTATGATATTTATGCTGGAACAAGAAAAGTACGTTCTGACGAACGTGAAATCCCAGAAACAGATTTAGAAGATTAA
- a CDS encoding peroxiredoxin family protein, producing the protein MKILFTFLLALLLTSCSKKTKLESGVYRAQLKVQDNQQLPFIMNVINDSLIEIYNATEVITVDEISYKNDSVIIKTPVFEGYIIAKVSKKGLTGSFIKESYDMIIPFKAIKGSERFKQNTNAKHTISGNWETVFNTNSTTKRYVAKAVFNQTNNKVTGTFKTTTGDYRYLEGIVDGDSLKLSTFDGSRAFLFVAKITDSTMVGEFYSGNQLKKPFIAKLNNAYKLPSTKNLTYLKEGFDALEFSFPDENNNFISLSDNRFQHKVVVLQIMGSWCPNCLDESKFLAKYYEQHKMENIEILALAFEVAKTKELAFKRIKRLQERIGIKYPILLAHFGSENKIEAHKKLPMLNHIISFPTTIFIDKKGKVRKIHTGFSGPATGQNYIDFKNEFEAYINTLSKE; encoded by the coding sequence ATGAAAATTTTATTTACATTTTTACTTGCTTTACTTTTAACATCTTGCTCAAAAAAAACTAAACTAGAATCAGGTGTTTATAGAGCTCAACTAAAAGTTCAAGATAATCAGCAATTGCCTTTTATCATGAATGTTATTAATGATTCTTTAATAGAAATCTATAATGCAACAGAAGTAATAACTGTTGATGAAATTAGCTATAAAAACGATTCTGTAATCATTAAAACTCCAGTTTTTGAAGGATATATAATAGCAAAGGTTTCGAAAAAAGGACTAACTGGTAGCTTTATAAAGGAGAGTTATGATATGATAATTCCATTTAAAGCAATTAAAGGCTCTGAGCGTTTTAAACAAAACACAAATGCAAAACATACTATTTCTGGCAATTGGGAAACTGTTTTTAATACCAATAGTACTACTAAGCGTTATGTTGCCAAAGCTGTTTTTAATCAAACCAATAATAAAGTTACAGGTACTTTTAAAACTACAACAGGAGATTACAGATATTTAGAAGGGATTGTTGATGGAGACTCTTTAAAGCTATCTACTTTTGATGGTTCGCGTGCATTTTTATTTGTAGCTAAAATCACTGATTCTACAATGGTTGGTGAATTTTATTCTGGGAATCAATTGAAAAAACCATTTATCGCAAAATTGAACAATGCATATAAATTGCCTAGTACGAAAAATCTAACTTATTTAAAAGAAGGGTTTGATGCTTTAGAATTTTCTTTTCCGGATGAAAACAACAATTTTATATCACTCTCTGATAATCGGTTTCAACATAAAGTTGTAGTTCTACAAATAATGGGGAGTTGGTGTCCGAATTGCCTTGATGAAAGTAAATTCCTTGCAAAATATTATGAGCAACATAAAATGGAGAATATAGAAATACTTGCACTTGCTTTTGAAGTTGCAAAAACGAAAGAACTTGCATTTAAAAGAATAAAGCGTTTACAAGAGCGTATTGGAATTAAGTACCCTATACTTCTAGCTCATTTTGGTTCTGAAAACAAAATTGAAGCACATAAAAAACTACCCATGTTAAATCATATTATTTCTTTCCCAACTACTATCTTTATTGACAAGAAAGGAAAAGTAAGAAAAATACACACAGGGTTTAGTGGACCAGCAACTGGACAAAATTATATTGATTTTAAGAATGAATTTGAAGCGTATATAAACACGTTATCAAAAGAATAA
- the pheT gene encoding phenylalanine--tRNA ligase subunit beta → MKISYNWLKQFLQIDWEAQKAGELLTDLGLEVEGIETKESIKGSLAGIVVGEVLTCVQHPNADRLKVTTVNLGSGEPVQIVCGAPNVAAGQKVPVAKIGTTLYDEKGEGFKIKKGKIRGEESHGMICAEDELGLGSSHDGILILDANLKPGTPASEVFNIEKDEVFEIGLTPNRADAMSHFGVARDLRAGLMQQDINIELISPSVSNFHVDERKLKIDVEVEDKDLAPRYCGISITDLEVKDAPEWIQNRLKSIGITPKNNIVDITNYVLHELGQPLHAFDAQKIKGNKVLVKTLPKGTKFTTLDEVERSLSADDLMICDAESNPMCIAGVFGGLASGVTENTTSIFLESAYFNPVSIRKSAKRHALNTDASFRFERGIDINLTKYALKRAALLIEEYAGGTLASDIMDFYPEKIEDFQVFLAYENVDRLIGQEIERETIKNILASLEIKISSETEGGLGLTIPSYRVDVQREADIIEEILRVYGYNNIEFSHKLNTSISFDINKEVKVENMVANQLSSLGFNETMANSLTKVDYVGLTENLNEENNVEMLNPLSTDLKVMRQSLLFSGLESVAYNINRKNNALKLYEFGKTYHKYNEKYQEDKHLTLFVTGNRTKDSWKTVSQNSDFFYVKGIITTVLERLGINNAKTAPIKSDVFSEGITLSLGKIKLVDFGVVKRSLLKEFGIKQEVLFADINWDNVLKMCGNKKIKVSDLSKFPAVKRDLALLLDNGKTFKEIYNLAFQSEKSLLKEVDLFDVYEGDKLPDGKKSYAVSFVLQDENKTLEDKQIDKIMQKLQATFEQNLEAVLR, encoded by the coding sequence ATGAAGATATCTTACAATTGGTTAAAACAATTTTTACAGATTGACTGGGAAGCACAAAAAGCAGGAGAGTTATTAACTGACTTAGGGCTTGAAGTAGAGGGGATTGAAACAAAAGAATCAATAAAAGGAAGTTTAGCGGGAATTGTAGTTGGAGAAGTGTTGACTTGTGTACAACATCCAAATGCAGACCGATTAAAAGTAACTACAGTAAACCTTGGTTCTGGTGAACCCGTTCAAATAGTTTGTGGCGCACCAAATGTTGCTGCCGGACAAAAAGTGCCTGTTGCAAAAATCGGAACGACATTGTACGACGAAAAAGGTGAAGGGTTTAAAATCAAAAAAGGAAAAATTAGAGGAGAAGAAAGTCACGGAATGATTTGTGCCGAAGACGAATTAGGATTGGGAAGTTCTCATGACGGAATCTTAATTTTAGATGCTAATTTAAAACCTGGAACTCCAGCTTCAGAAGTTTTTAATATCGAAAAAGATGAAGTTTTTGAAATTGGATTAACTCCAAATAGAGCCGATGCTATGAGTCATTTTGGTGTGGCTAGAGATTTGCGTGCTGGTTTGATGCAACAAGATATTAACATTGAATTAATTTCTCCTTCTGTAAGTAATTTTCACGTAGATGAAAGAAAATTAAAGATTGATGTTGAAGTAGAAGATAAAGATTTAGCGCCGCGTTATTGTGGAATTTCAATTACAGATTTAGAAGTAAAAGATGCTCCAGAATGGATTCAGAATCGTTTAAAATCTATCGGAATAACGCCAAAAAATAATATAGTTGATATTACTAATTATGTGTTACATGAATTAGGTCAGCCTTTACACGCTTTTGATGCACAAAAAATTAAAGGAAATAAAGTTCTAGTAAAAACCTTGCCAAAAGGAACAAAATTTACAACTTTAGACGAAGTTGAAAGATCATTAAGTGCTGATGATCTTATGATTTGTGATGCAGAATCAAATCCGATGTGTATTGCGGGTGTTTTTGGTGGATTGGCTTCTGGAGTTACAGAAAACACCACTAGTATTTTCTTAGAAAGTGCTTATTTTAATCCAGTTTCTATTCGTAAATCAGCAAAAAGACATGCGTTAAATACCGATGCTTCTTTCCGTTTTGAAAGAGGAATCGATATCAACTTAACAAAATATGCGTTAAAACGTGCGGCTTTATTAATTGAAGAATATGCGGGCGGAACATTGGCTTCAGACATCATGGATTTTTATCCAGAGAAAATTGAAGATTTCCAAGTGTTTTTAGCGTACGAAAATGTAGATCGTTTGATCGGACAAGAAATCGAAAGAGAAACGATTAAAAACATTTTAGCTTCTTTAGAAATTAAAATTAGTAGCGAAACAGAAGGTGGATTAGGTTTAACAATTCCGTCTTACAGAGTTGATGTGCAGCGTGAAGCTGATATTATTGAAGAAATTTTACGAGTGTACGGTTATAATAATATTGAGTTTTCTCATAAATTAAACACCTCAATTTCTTTTGACATCAACAAAGAAGTTAAAGTTGAGAATATGGTTGCCAATCAATTGAGTTCATTAGGGTTTAATGAAACTATGGCAAATTCGTTGACAAAAGTAGATTATGTTGGTTTAACAGAAAATCTAAACGAAGAGAACAACGTAGAAATGTTGAATCCGTTGAGTACCGATTTAAAAGTGATGCGCCAATCTTTATTGTTTAGCGGATTAGAATCGGTTGCGTATAATATCAACAGAAAGAACAACGCATTAAAGTTGTATGAATTTGGAAAAACGTATCATAAATACAACGAAAAATATCAAGAAGACAAACATTTAACCTTGTTTGTAACAGGAAACAGAACTAAAGATAGTTGGAAAACCGTCTCGCAAAATTCTGACTTCTTTTATGTAAAAGGAATTATTACAACTGTTTTAGAGCGATTAGGAATTAACAATGCTAAAACTGCACCAATAAAATCGGATGTGTTTTCTGAAGGAATTACCTTGAGTTTAGGAAAAATTAAATTGGTAGATTTTGGAGTTGTAAAACGTTCTCTCTTAAAAGAATTCGGAATTAAACAAGAAGTGTTGTTTGCTGATATCAATTGGGATAATGTTTTAAAAATGTGTGGTAACAAGAAAATTAAAGTATCTGATTTGTCAAAGTTCCCTGCAGTTAAAAGAGATTTGGCTTTATTATTAGACAACGGAAAAACATTTAAAGAAATTTACAACTTGGCTTTTCAATCAGAAAAGAGTTTGTTAAAAGAAGTTGATTTGTTTGATGTTTACGAAGGCGATAAACTACCTGATGGGAAAAAATCGTATGCGGTGAGTTTTGTGTTGCAAGACGAAAATAAAACCTTAGAAGACAAGCAGATTGATAAAATAATGCAAAAATTACAAGCAACTTTTGAACAAAACTTAGAAGCTGTTTTAAGATAA
- a CDS encoding quinone-dependent dihydroorotate dehydrogenase — protein sequence MYKLLIRPILFLFDPEKVHYFTFSVIRFLHKIPFVPGIIRSMFQVNDKRLERKLFGITFKNPVGLAAGFDKNAVIYNELANFGFGFIEIGTVTPKGQIGNPKKRLFRLKDDQGIINRMGFNNDGIEAAINNLKKNKGQVIIGGNLGKNTDTLPENYTSDYCEVFKALHPYVDYFVLNVSCPNVGSHAKLNDKDYLIELITACQQLNTELAYLSPRAESRGLIPILLKIAPDLNNTQLDEIIALVAETKIDGVIASNTSTNRDNLKASTKRLAEIGSGGVSGQPIKAQSTKVIKYLADNSNKSFPIIGVGGIHSAEDALEKINAGADLVQIYTGFIYEGPSLIKKINKAILKQQ from the coding sequence ATGTACAAACTACTTATACGACCAATTTTATTCCTTTTTGATCCAGAAAAAGTACATTATTTTACATTTTCTGTGATTCGATTTTTACATAAAATTCCGTTTGTACCCGGAATCATCAGAAGTATGTTTCAAGTAAACGACAAACGTTTAGAACGAAAATTATTTGGAATTACTTTTAAAAATCCAGTTGGTTTGGCAGCAGGTTTTGATAAAAATGCTGTGATCTACAACGAATTGGCAAACTTCGGATTTGGTTTTATAGAAATAGGAACTGTGACACCGAAAGGACAAATTGGGAATCCTAAAAAAAGGTTGTTTCGTTTAAAAGATGATCAAGGAATCATCAACAGAATGGGATTTAATAATGACGGAATTGAAGCTGCCATCAACAACTTAAAAAAGAACAAAGGTCAAGTTATTATTGGCGGAAATTTAGGAAAAAATACAGATACTTTACCAGAAAATTACACTTCAGATTATTGTGAAGTTTTTAAAGCCTTACATCCGTATGTAGATTATTTTGTGTTGAATGTTAGTTGTCCGAATGTTGGAAGTCATGCAAAATTGAATGATAAAGATTATTTAATTGAGTTGATTACTGCGTGTCAACAGCTAAATACAGAATTAGCTTATTTGTCACCTCGAGCGGAGTCGAGAGGTCTTATACCGATACTACTTAAAATCGCACCAGATTTAAACAATACGCAATTAGATGAAATTATAGCATTGGTTGCAGAAACAAAAATTGACGGCGTCATTGCATCAAACACATCAACAAATAGAGATAACTTAAAAGCTTCTACAAAGCGTTTAGCTGAAATTGGAAGTGGCGGAGTTAGCGGACAACCAATTAAAGCACAAAGCACCAAAGTCATTAAATATTTAGCGGACAATTCTAACAAATCTTTTCCGATTATTGGAGTAGGAGGAATTCATTCTGCAGAAGATGCTTTAGAAAAAATAAATGCTGGCGCAGATTTAGTGCAGATTTACACAGGTTTTATTTACGAAGGTCCGAGTTTAATTAAGAAAATTAACAAAGCGATTTTAAAACAACAATAG
- a CDS encoding LysE family translocator, producing the protein MIETLLSFALATTALAFSPGPDNMYVLTQSIVNGKKYGLATVYGLISGCIVHTTLLAFGVSALIKQSESLFFALKLFGAIYLIYLAYKVYTSDASIAFSEDNVAKKSTTQLFKQGFIMNVLNPKVSIFFLAFFPGFLFSDSLSTVIQFYVLGLIFMFVSLLIFSTIAILAGKISTYIKSHKNVGLYLKWTQIVVFVAIAIFILK; encoded by the coding sequence ATGATAGAAACCTTACTTTCATTTGCGTTGGCTACAACTGCATTGGCATTTTCTCCAGGACCCGATAATATGTATGTGTTAACACAAAGTATTGTTAACGGGAAAAAGTACGGATTGGCAACGGTTTACGGTTTAATTTCTGGTTGTATTGTGCACACAACTTTATTGGCTTTTGGAGTTTCGGCACTTATAAAACAAAGCGAATCGTTGTTTTTTGCTCTTAAATTATTTGGTGCCATCTATTTAATTTATTTGGCGTATAAGGTGTATACATCGGATGCTTCTATTGCTTTTTCTGAAGACAATGTGGCTAAAAAATCAACTACACAATTGTTTAAACAAGGATTTATAATGAATGTATTAAACCCAAAAGTGTCCATTTTCTTTTTGGCTTTTTTTCCTGGGTTTTTGTTTAGCGATTCTTTAAGTACCGTAATTCAGTTTTATGTGTTGGGACTTATATTTATGTTTGTTTCCCTACTTATATTTTCTACGATTGCAATTTTGGCTGGTAAAATTTCTACTTACATTAAAAGCCATAAAAATGTTGGTTTGTATTTAAAATGGACGCAAATTGTAGTGTTTGTAGCAATTGCGATTTTTATTTTGAAGTAG